One window of the Primulina eburnea isolate SZY01 chromosome 18, ASM2296580v1, whole genome shotgun sequence genome contains the following:
- the LOC140819876 gene encoding uncharacterized protein encodes MGNPSISIVAVSLIFTVSCSITKLGEGKAYESPEYTVMHSESDFEVRYYRESVWMSAPADEISFEKATRDGFHRLFQFIEGANLNFSRIPMTVPVLTSVVPGAGPLQSSAYNIKFYLPVKFQGTPPVPLPELNLKPDSWKSPCIAVRKFSGFARDHNIVKEAEKLAVSLSSSAWANASFVQSEYAYSIAQYNSPFKFIGRVNEVWVVVDGSEAAGCKPSLVAEF; translated from the exons ATGGGTAATCCAAGCATTTCGATTGTCGCAGTTTCGTTGATCTTCACTGTATCGTGTAGTATTACGAAATTGGGCGAAGGAAAAGCGTACGAGTCGCCGGAGTACACAGTGATGCACTCTGAATCAGATTTCGAGGTGAGATATTACAGAGAATCGGTCTGGATGAGTGCTCCGGCAGACGAAATCTCGTTCGAGAAAGCTACCAGAGATGGCTTCCACAG ATTATTCCAATTCATAGAGGGAGCAAATCTGAACTTTTCTAGGATTCCAATGACTGTACCTGTCTTAACAAGCGTAGTTCCAGGAGCTGGACCTCTTCAATCATCAGCATACAATATAAAATTTTACTTACCAGTGAAATTCCAGGGTACCCCACCTGTTCCCCTCCCTGAACTGAACCTGAAACCTGATTCCTGGAAAAGTCCTTGCATTGCTGTCAGGAAATTTTCAGGCTTCGCAAGAGATCATAATATTGTGAAAGAAGCTGAAAAATTGGCTGTGAGTTTAAGCAGTTCTGCGTGGGCAAACGCAAGTTTTGTGCAGAGTGAGTATGCTTACTCGATTGCGCAGTACAATTCTCCATTCAAGTTCATTGGTCGTGTCAACGAGGTTTGGGTTGTTGTCGATGGGTCTGAGGCTGCTGGTTGCAAACCCAGTCTTGTGGCTGAATTCTGA